The following proteins are co-located in the Cyanobacteria bacterium GSL.Bin1 genome:
- a CDS encoding NAD-dependent epimerase/dehydratase family protein: MRILIMGGTRFIGVALTKILVEQGHEVTLFNRGNKPSPLEGVKEIHGDRKDPEQLKERLATASFDAIFDNNGRELSDTQPLVELFKDQIEHFVYVSSAGVYLKSDQMPHYEADAIDPKSRHKGKHDTETYLSEMGVPWTSVRPVYIYGAGNYNDLEAWFFDRIVRDRAIPIPGHGEHMTQLGHVQDLAYAMASILGNKKALAQVYNISGERYVTFNGIARACAKAIGKSPDHLKLAHYNPKDFDFGKKKAFPLRTQHFFADISKAKMDLGWQPQYDLISGLKESFEKDYLAQNRHEAEIDFSLDDQILSA, encoded by the coding sequence ATGCGGATTTTAATCATGGGTGGTACCCGTTTTATTGGGGTTGCCCTAACTAAAATTTTAGTCGAACAAGGACATGAAGTAACCTTATTTAATCGAGGGAATAAACCCTCTCCTCTTGAGGGGGTGAAAGAAATTCATGGTGATAGAAAAGATCCAGAACAACTCAAAGAAAGGTTGGCAACAGCAAGTTTTGATGCCATTTTTGATAATAATGGAAGAGAATTAAGTGATACACAACCCTTAGTAGAGTTATTTAAGGATCAAATTGAACATTTTGTTTATGTTAGTTCGGCAGGGGTTTATTTAAAGTCGGATCAAATGCCTCACTATGAAGCGGATGCGATTGATCCGAAAAGTCGCCACAAAGGAAAACATGATACAGAAACCTATTTAAGTGAAATGGGGGTTCCTTGGACCTCTGTGCGCCCGGTTTATATATATGGGGCAGGGAATTATAATGATTTGGAAGCGTGGTTTTTTGATCGGATTGTGCGCGATCGCGCAATTCCGATTCCCGGTCATGGCGAACATATGACTCAACTGGGTCATGTCCAAGACTTAGCCTATGCCATGGCATCAATTTTAGGGAATAAAAAAGCCTTGGCACAAGTTTATAATATTTCAGGCGAACGTTATGTTACTTTTAATGGGATTGCTCGCGCTTGTGCAAAAGCGATTGGAAAATCTCCCGATCATTTAAAGTTAGCTCACTATAATCCTAAGGATTTTGACTTTGGTAAAAAGAAAGCCTTTCCCTTACGAACGCAACACTTTTTTGCCGATATTAGTAAGGCAAAAATGGATTTAGGTTGGCAACCCCAATACGATTTAATTAGCGGCTTAAAAGAATCTTTTGAAAAAGATTATCTCGCTCAAAATCGTCACGAAGCCGAGATTGATTTTTCCCTTGATGACCAGATTCTTTCCGCCTAA
- a CDS encoding RusA family crossover junction endodeoxyribonuclease yields MTRFEFIVDGPPVSQQTRRRERLRAWKSIVRQEAEKCCSPEQKVATGPIMLQVTYFYDAIAIDVDNIVKPIQDAIIGLAYIDDDQVTDVLVRKRNLSGNFKVENMTPTLAEGFSRGNEFLHIVVMDAPDQEVLI; encoded by the coding sequence TTGACGAGATTCGAGTTTATAGTAGATGGTCCGCCAGTCTCACAACAGACTCGCCGGCGTGAGCGTCTTCGAGCTTGGAAGAGCATAGTACGGCAAGAGGCTGAAAAATGTTGTTCACCAGAGCAAAAAGTAGCCACTGGTCCGATTATGCTTCAAGTGACCTATTTCTACGATGCCATTGCAATCGATGTGGACAATATCGTCAAGCCAATTCAAGATGCCATAATTGGATTAGCTTATATTGATGATGATCAAGTAACTGATGTTCTGGTCAGGAAGAGAAATTTGTCAGGTAACTTTAAAGTAGAAAATATGACGCCCACCCTTGCCGAAGGCTTTTCTCGGGGAAATGAATTCCTTCATATTGTCGTCATGGATGCTCCTGATCAAGAGGTACTTATCTGA
- the pyrR gene encoding bifunctional pyr operon transcriptional regulator/uracil phosphoribosyltransferase PyrR: protein MTVIEILSAAEIRRSITRLASQLLEKASDPSKLILLGIHTRGVPLAQRLAQQIETLEGITVPVGALDITFYRDDLDQIKTRTPARTDIPFDLTDKIIVLVDDVIYKGRTARAALNAVTEYGRPEAIWLVVLVDRGHRQLPIHPDFTGKKLPTANEEQVKVYLEALDGRDAVELTKS, encoded by the coding sequence ATGACAGTCATTGAAATTTTATCCGCTGCAGAAATTAGACGCTCGATTACGCGGTTAGCCTCCCAACTCCTAGAAAAAGCCAGTGACCCTTCAAAGCTAATCCTCTTAGGGATTCATACCCGTGGTGTTCCCCTCGCCCAACGTCTCGCCCAACAAATTGAAACCTTAGAAGGCATCACGGTTCCCGTGGGCGCCTTAGATATTACTTTTTACCGGGATGATCTCGACCAAATTAAGACCCGCACTCCTGCCAGAACTGACATTCCCTTTGATCTCACCGACAAAATTATCGTTTTAGTGGATGATGTAATCTATAAAGGTCGTACCGCTCGCGCTGCCCTGAATGCAGTCACCGAATATGGGCGACCAGAAGCAATTTGGTTGGTGGTATTAGTAGATCGCGGACATCGCCAACTCCCAATTCATCCCGACTTTACCGGGAAAAAGCTACCCACCGCTAATGAAGAACAAGTGAAGGTCTATTTAGAAGCTTTAGATGGGCGAGATGCAGTGGAACTGACTAAGTCCTGA
- a CDS encoding DUF3086 domain-containing protein: MPIEESNSPQPIDQNRKNIHEQALLKTNQQDFPAVDLSADLEQLQAQKAQLEQEIKTLEAQKQQRIAEETAAVKRAIAQMIQQGVQELEEKRQNLQQSVEQLERRRDRATEEMRTTFAGVSQELAVRVQGFKDYLVGSLQDLAVAAEQLDLPSLEEPVAEENPLPATPPPEPKKAFPQFAQQEWEEEARQIRTLLDQYRTFPDYYGPPWQLRRTFEPVHADRAQEWFFTLAGRGTIPTMGSRLQNILVASAIIAVLRELYGEQLRTLVLADSPERLGEWRRGLQDCLGISRSDFGPNRGVVLFESPESLVQRADRIVEDEDLPLIIIDQSENEVDLSLLQFPLWLAFAKDFQDSPSYDF; encoded by the coding sequence ATGCCAATTGAAGAATCTAACTCTCCCCAACCCATTGATCAAAACCGGAAAAATATTCATGAACAAGCCCTGTTGAAAACCAATCAACAGGACTTTCCTGCAGTGGATTTAAGCGCTGATTTAGAACAGTTACAAGCCCAAAAAGCACAATTAGAACAAGAAATTAAAACCCTAGAAGCCCAAAAACAACAACGTATTGCCGAGGAAACGGCTGCTGTCAAGCGCGCGATCGCGCAAATGATCCAACAGGGTGTGCAAGAACTAGAAGAAAAACGGCAAAATTTGCAACAGTCGGTTGAGCAGTTAGAACGACGGCGCGATCGCGCGACCGAAGAAATGCGCACTACTTTTGCCGGGGTTTCTCAAGAACTAGCAGTACGAGTGCAAGGCTTCAAAGACTATCTCGTCGGAAGTTTACAGGATTTAGCGGTTGCTGCTGAACAACTCGATTTACCCAGCTTAGAAGAACCCGTTGCCGAAGAAAATCCGCTACCGGCTACACCGCCACCGGAACCGAAAAAGGCTTTCCCACAATTTGCCCAACAAGAATGGGAAGAAGAAGCTCGACAAATTCGGACCTTACTCGATCAATATCGAACTTTTCCCGATTATTATGGTCCCCCCTGGCAATTACGGCGGACGTTTGAACCGGTTCATGCCGATCGCGCTCAGGAATGGTTTTTCACCCTAGCAGGGAGAGGGACAATTCCTACAATGGGGAGTCGTTTACAGAATATTTTAGTGGCTTCTGCGATTATTGCTGTGTTGCGAGAGCTGTATGGAGAACAGTTGCGCACCCTGGTTTTAGCAGATTCCCCGGAACGATTAGGGGAATGGCGTCGTGGGCTACAAGATTGTTTAGGTATTTCTCGGAGCGATTTTGGACCCAATCGGGGAGTGGTCTTGTTTGAAAGTCCAGAATCACTGGTTCAGAGAGCGGATCGTATTGTCGAGGATGAAGATCTACCATTGATTATTATTGACCAAAGTGAAAATGAAGTGGATCTTTCTTTACTGCAGTTTCCGCTATGGCTAGCGTTTGCCAAAGATTTTCAAGATTCTCCGAGTTATGACTTTTGA
- a CDS encoding DUF3119 family protein, giving the protein MTSSPSTSKTITLSPDYRLSLAVFVIGLALIFLGNTLVFSSKILALVGVILGIIISLFSFFLMLQTVIIRLAFTETSLEVYRSEKRIRQFPYEDWSNWKIFWPSVPILFYFREVKSIHFVPVLFSPKQLKQCLEEKIKLDRSEAIPNSR; this is encoded by the coding sequence ATGACATCTTCTCCTTCTACCTCAAAAACGATCACGTTATCTCCTGATTATCGGTTATCACTCGCTGTTTTCGTGATTGGGCTGGCTTTGATTTTCCTGGGCAATACCCTTGTCTTCAGCAGCAAAATTTTGGCTTTGGTTGGAGTTATTTTAGGCATAATTATTAGTTTGTTTTCATTTTTCTTGATGTTACAAACGGTTATTATCAGACTCGCTTTTACGGAAACTTCGCTTGAGGTTTATCGTTCCGAAAAACGAATCCGCCAATTTCCTTATGAGGATTGGTCAAATTGGAAGATTTTTTGGCCGTCTGTCCCGATTTTGTTTTACTTCCGCGAAGTTAAAAGTATTCATTTTGTTCCCGTTCTCTTTAGTCCCAAACAATTAAAGCAGTGTTTAGAAGAAAAAATAAAACTTGATCGTTCAGAAGCAATCCCTAATTCACGATAA
- a CDS encoding MlaE family lipid ABC transporter permease subunit → MTNQMTLKTGLGSWVQRVVAALFLGGQLLLHLQPHKIHRRNTLEQMAVVGPDSLVIALITASFVGMVFTIQVAREFINFGAGTAVGGVLAIALTRELAPVLTAVVIAGRVGSAFAAEIGTMQVTEQIDALYVLKTDPIEYLVIPRMIACCTMLPILTILSLMTGMAGGLLIATTVYNLSDTVFLDSAKNFLQLWDLVSALIKASVFGALIAIIGCSWGLTTTGGAKGVGQSTTTAVVTALLAIFIANFLLSWLMFQGAGSAFQGVS, encoded by the coding sequence ATCACTAATCAAATGACGTTGAAAACCGGGTTAGGGTCATGGGTGCAGCGGGTCGTGGCAGCACTATTTTTAGGGGGACAACTCCTGTTACACTTACAACCCCACAAAATTCATCGTCGCAATACCTTAGAACAAATGGCGGTCGTGGGTCCTGATTCCCTTGTTATTGCTTTGATTACAGCAAGTTTTGTCGGTATGGTATTTACGATTCAGGTGGCACGGGAGTTTATTAATTTTGGCGCGGGAACCGCTGTCGGAGGGGTGCTCGCGATCGCGCTAACGCGAGAATTGGCACCGGTTTTAACCGCAGTGGTCATTGCGGGGAGAGTTGGCTCTGCTTTTGCTGCTGAAATTGGTACCATGCAAGTAACTGAACAAATTGACGCCCTTTATGTTCTCAAGACAGATCCAATCGAATATTTGGTCATTCCCAGGATGATTGCCTGTTGTACAATGTTGCCTATTCTCACCATTTTATCGCTAATGACAGGGATGGCAGGAGGGTTACTAATTGCAACCACTGTCTATAATCTCTCCGATACGGTTTTTTTAGATTCGGCTAAAAATTTTTTACAATTGTGGGATTTAGTCAGTGCCTTGATTAAAGCTAGCGTTTTCGGCGCTTTAATTGCAATTATTGGTTGTAGTTGGGGGTTAACCACCACCGGTGGGGCAAAAGGAGTGGGACAATCGACAACAACGGCAGTTGTCACTGCCTTATTAGCGATTTTTATTGCGAATTTCTTATTATCCTGGCTGATGTTTCAAGGGGCAGGCAGTGCGTTTCAAGGAGTTTCATGA
- a CDS encoding DUF2062 domain-containing protein has product MQPTYYLIKKRQAWWKRKFRYVYLRIIRLRSTTPAIARGLATGVFAGLFPFFGAQTILGVFLAILVRGNKLTAAVGTWISNPFTYVPIYLFNFKVGQLLLGTHELSTDVDWTSTTELLQAGQVFAVTLLLGCTVVGAIAAIIAYFLGLWLIPRLRKHSR; this is encoded by the coding sequence ATGCAACCCACTTATTATTTAATTAAGAAACGACAGGCTTGGTGGAAACGAAAATTCCGTTATGTCTATCTGCGAATTATTCGCTTACGTAGTACGACTCCCGCGATCGCGCGTGGGTTAGCAACGGGTGTCTTTGCAGGCTTATTTCCCTTTTTTGGGGCGCAAACCATTCTTGGCGTTTTCCTGGCGATTCTCGTGCGGGGAAATAAGTTAACTGCGGCTGTGGGCACTTGGATTAGTAACCCCTTTACCTATGTTCCCATTTATCTGTTTAACTTCAAAGTGGGACAACTTCTCCTGGGAACCCATGAGTTATCAACAGATGTCGATTGGACATCGACGACAGAGTTACTGCAAGCCGGACAAGTTTTTGCCGTGACCCTACTTTTGGGTTGTACCGTTGTCGGCGCGATCGCTGCTATTATTGCTTATTTTCTTGGCTTATGGCTCATTCCTCGCCTCAGAAAACACTCAAGGTAG